The Clostridium aceticum genomic interval TGGAAGATGTACGGTTTTTGCAGAGTCGGATATGATTGCAAAGCAGCAGTTTGGTTTCTCGAAGTCAGAAATTATAAAAGGTCTTTGTGAAGCTTTAGTAAGGAACTATATTAATAATTTGGGTAGAGGCAAAAAATTAGAGCCTCCTTATGTATTTCAAGGAGGAGTAGCGGCCAACAAAGGAATTAAGACAGCCTTTGAAAAGGAAATAGGCCATGAGGTAATTATTCCTAAGCATTTTAATATCATGGGAGCATTGGGTTCAGCTATTTTAGCAAAGGAACAGATTGAAGAAACACAAGCCCCAAGTAACTTTAGAGGTTTTGAAGCAGCAGAATTAGATTTTAAGCCCTCCACCTTTGAGTGTGGCAGCTGTTCAAATAATTGTGAAGTGATTAAAGTAGAGCTGGATCGACAAGTAGTGGCTATGTGGGGAGATCGATGTGGAAAATGGACCAATAGTCTATAATGTTATAAAAAAAAGTCGCTTTTAGTGAGGACGAAAAAGTATAATTTCTATGTTACTGTCATGACCTGTCATTCTGAACACAGTGAAGAATCTGTCTTTTTAAGATCTTTCACCAGTGTTCAGGATGACAAAAGCACTTTTTTATTGTTTATTACAAATTGTTAACATAATTCTCTAAAACCTCTAATAAAGCAATATATTTTTTTTCAGTGGCTATACTATCTAACCTTTCTTTAGCATCTTCAAACAGTTGATCAATTTCTTGATGCATAGCATCATCAAAACTGGTTTCAGCAAATGTGAAGATAGCAGTGTCTTCTTTATCTATATGACGATACAATAGATCCATATAAGCTGTAGCATTAGCAACAATATCTAGTTTTGCTTCTTCGGACCCTTCTTTTGCTTTTTTTAAGGCATTTTCTAAGTTTTGTATAAATAATCTTCCTAAATCATGCTCTGCCAACATGCCGTAAATAGGCCCCTGTTTAATGGCTGTGCCTAATTCTGAGGACATCTTTTCAAATAAAATATCTTCCTCTTTCCCATGATGAAACTTATCCGCATAGTTCCTAATAAAATCAATAGCATCATAGTATCCTTGATAGTAGACTTCTTTTGTATAAAAGGTCTGCAAACACAGTTTTCTTATTACCTTTAACATTCTTAAAATATTTTGATGTTCATCCATCAATGTTTTCACTGCCTTCATAAAATTCCCTCCTCTAAGTATAAATTAAGACTGTATTTTTGATAGTGTAGTATCATAGTGTTAAAATATGTTTTTGATAAAAAATTTTGATCTCTGTATTTAGTATAACCATATATCTGTATTTGGACTGTGAGTTAAATCAAAAACATAAAAAAATCTTTTGAAAAATATATTTTTCGTCTATAATTATAGTTAACTGGACTTGTGGAATTTTTCAAACTATATAGAGGGAAAATTAAATATATTAAGCGAAAGCATTTGAGAGTATTGTAACAACCCTTAGTGACTGAGGGGATAATATAGATTAATTTGGATTGGAGAGGGAAAATGAAAATAGGTGGATATGCTCACGGTAATGGAATCACTTTTTTCTGTGACGTATTAAAGATTAGAGCCATAAAGGAAAAAGAAGATATAAAGTATCAGATAAACTGGATTTTGCCAAAGGCATGGCTAAGAAAGCTGGAGGGAAAGTTTTTTCTTAGTAGTTTACTAGTAATCTACTATCAATGGAGAGTAATGAGTACTAAGTTTAAGGGATTGACAATTGGCTTAGTATCCATTGCAATCCTAGAGGAAATTTTACAAATATCTGTGTTGGATAAAATTCCTTACTCGATTATGGACAAATGGTGGCTTTATATCATCTTAGGGACTTGCTTTTTATGGAATATAAGAAAAATTATCAGGCTTTTCCAATATCATGGTGCAGAACACAAAGTGATAAATTGTTATATAAAATATGGATATATAAACTATTCTCTAGTAAAAAGCTCTTCTAGGTTTAATAAACGATGTGGTTCCAACTTAGTTTTAATTATGCTGTTATTCTATGGTGTGTTATGGTTATTTGCCGTGGAGTCCTTAATAATTTTTCTTCTGTTTTTTTTAGTTTCTATTCAAATGGCAAAAAAAATTGCTTCTAAGGATAGAAAATGGGATAAATATATGAACTTATTACAATGGATAACGGTTTTAGAGCCCCAAAAAGAAGACATTGAGTTAGCGATCAATGCCTTTAAGGGTTTACAGCAGGCTTATCATATATACTGCCAGGAAATATCAGCTTAGTTCAAAGCGTTTTCTAAACAATTTGAACTATTTTTTTCTTTAGAAATAACCCATAGTGTTATGATAACTATGAGAGAGGCTATACCACCTATATAATTAAGTAGTCTATATCCTCCAACATTATATAGCATCGGAGAGAGAAGAATAAAGACTAAATTACAAAAAGAGTGAGAAAAAGAGATCAAAGTCATAAATAAGGTTCTTTGGGTGGGATAGACCTCAGAGGCCAAAGCTTGGAAGGCTAAAAACCCACCATCTAACCCAAATGCATTTAACATAACCACAACAACTACTATAGAAATAGAATTGATATAGGATAGTGGAAATAAGGTAATTGCCATTAAAATAAAACCTATGCTAGCTGTTTTGAGTTTACCTATTTTATCACTAACAATGGTAGCGATTGTTACGCCAACCATAGCACCCGAGTTTGCTAAAGTGTAAACATAGCCTATTTGCCTTTGTCCTAAACCAAAATTTTGATCTAGCCATATGGAAAAAAAGCTAAAAAGGCATAAGGGAGCTGCCATGATCATAAAGGAAGATAGAACAAACTTTTGTGTTGTTTTGCCTCTAAGCATGTTGAGTAAGTGCTGAAAATCAACGTTTTCATTCATACTTATGGAGGTAGGTTGATCATTAGGAAGTTTTAACAGAATAAGTAGTACAATAGCAGCAATTAAGGATACACTCCAATAAAGCACTTTCAAACTAAAGATTTCTACGATATAAGAAGAAGTAGCTGGTGCTAGTAGAATTGCAAATGCAAAGGCAATACGTAGTACACCGGCAGCTCTCCCACGCTGACTATAGGGTATAAAGTCGCTTATATAAGCAATAACAGTGGCTCCTATAGTTAAAGAACCTATACCAGTAATCATTCGGGCTATAGCAAAAACATAATGATGGGCAGCAATGCCGCTAATAAAAGTGCCTACAATAAAGAAACAGGTTGATACAAAAAGGCCTCGCTTTTTTCCGATCTTATCAGTAATCATACCGAAAAAAGGTAAAAATAAGCCCATAGAAAAAAAACCGAAGTTTAAATAGATAACACTGCTTTTTGGTATGTCAAAGTAAGAGGATAGGTAGGGAATAATTGCATTAATAAAATTCATTTCGAAGCTTGTTAAAAACTGTAACAAAAAACATGCAAAAAAAATTAAGGAATAACCCAAGTTGATACCCCCTTGTTAGATATTACTTTAATTATGTAACAAATTTATCTATGTGTAAACATATTTTTCAGTGGTTTATCTTAAAATCTTTATATAGATAAGCAAGTTCAAACTTTAATTTTGATATACACGGTCTACGGTTTCTCCCCAAAACCATGGGCTGCAAATGTAGCCTTTAGTATATCAAAATTAAGTCCTGATGTTGTTTATCTATATCTCATATAATTAAATATTAAAAGGGAAGATCAAGTGATCTTCCCTTTTAATATTTATCTTAGTTTATTTTGATTGTTTTTATTTTGTTGCTGAGCTTGTTGCTGATTTTTTTGTTGTTGTTGCATTCCTAAAGATTGTTGTAAATATTGAGGCTCTTCACTATTTACGAAATCTACCCTACCTTGAAGCATTTGAATAGTAGTATCTAAGTTTGTTGACAATTGGTTGAACATTTGCTTCGCTTGTTGGTCTTCTGTGTCCATAGAGAAAGTTTTCAGATCAGCTTGTAAACCTTTTGCACTATTTAAAGCTTGTTGAAGTTTATTGATTGTTGTCATTAGTGTAATACCTCCACATAAGTTTTTGTTTAAAAGTTTTCTTCCTTCTATATTATTAACAAAAGTTTTGGTAATTCTCATTGTA includes:
- a CDS encoding MFS transporter; the protein is MGYSLIFFACFLLQFLTSFEMNFINAIIPYLSSYFDIPKSSVIYLNFGFFSMGLFLPFFGMITDKIGKKRGLFVSTCFFIVGTFISGIAAHHYVFAIARMITGIGSLTIGATVIAYISDFIPYSQRGRAAGVLRIAFAFAILLAPATSSYIVEIFSLKVLYWSVSLIAAIVLLILLKLPNDQPTSISMNENVDFQHLLNMLRGKTTQKFVLSSFMIMAAPLCLFSFFSIWLDQNFGLGQRQIGYVYTLANSGAMVGVTIATIVSDKIGKLKTASIGFILMAITLFPLSYINSISIVVVVVMLNAFGLDGGFLAFQALASEVYPTQRTLFMTLISFSHSFCNLVFILLSPMLYNVGGYRLLNYIGGIASLIVIITLWVISKEKNSSNCLENALN
- a CDS encoding DUF1385 domain-containing protein; amino-acid sequence: MKIGGYAHGNGITFFCDVLKIRAIKEKEDIKYQINWILPKAWLRKLEGKFFLSSLLVIYYQWRVMSTKFKGLTIGLVSIAILEEILQISVLDKIPYSIMDKWWLYIILGTCFLWNIRKIIRLFQYHGAEHKVINCYIKYGYINYSLVKSSSRFNKRCGSNLVLIMLLFYGVLWLFAVESLIIFLLFFLVSIQMAKKIASKDRKWDKYMNLLQWITVLEPQKEDIELAINAFKGLQQAYHIYCQEISA
- a CDS encoding hemerythrin domain-containing protein translates to MKAVKTLMDEHQNILRMLKVIRKLCLQTFYTKEVYYQGYYDAIDFIRNYADKFHHGKEEDILFEKMSSELGTAIKQGPIYGMLAEHDLGRLFIQNLENALKKAKEGSEEAKLDIVANATAYMDLLYRHIDKEDTAIFTFAETSFDDAMHQEIDQLFEDAKERLDSIATEKKYIALLEVLENYVNNL
- a CDS encoding DUF1657 domain-containing protein, whose protein sequence is MRITKTFVNNIEGRKLLNKNLCGGITLMTTINKLQQALNSAKGLQADLKTFSMDTEDQQAKQMFNQLSTNLDTTIQMLQGRVDFVNSEEPQYLQQSLGMQQQQKNQQQAQQQNKNNQNKLR